From one Anopheles cruzii chromosome 3, idAnoCruzAS_RS32_06, whole genome shotgun sequence genomic stretch:
- the LOC128270446 gene encoding apyrase-like, with protein sequence MWTLATERRVRHRWCLAIVALSSVAFNLPYASGAIEQGTVISKPHKASTADLYPLTVIHVNDLHARYEETNSVSTRCKPDEGERCIGGYGRVVARVKSLQQKYADRNPIYLNAGDSFQGTIWYTLLRWNVTSHFLNLLPADAMTLGNHEFDHGIDGVVPFLETIASPMLVANIDDSLEPAMQGKYQKSVVLTRGGRRIGIIGVIHHATDTLSMTERLHFLDEVPAVNQEAAAMRQLGVDIVVVLSHCGLAIDQQIARECPDVDVVVGGHSHTLLHNSNVTDWPDTPAASYPIVVNQPSGRQVLIVQAGSFAKYVGHLVVYFDEHGEVVRWEGDTEFLDESQPKDEAIEQEIQTWRTQVEALAVRPVGSTRVFLTKPDCRTGECNFGSFVADAFVDYYAERAENELEWTYASIGITNDGGLRTSLSVGTLTYEDLVSAIPYENTIDTFELQGQYLLEALEYSASRYNTADVLQFSGLRVVFNMTRPAFQRVQRVDVRCRVCRTPRYEPLDRNALYRIAIAAWIGSGGNGYQMFADHRTNVHVGPLDIDVFERYVTRMSPIMQGTDGRMQFVT encoded by the coding sequence ATGTGGACGCTCGCGACTGAACGAAGAGTGCGTCATCGGTGGTGCCTTGCGATAGTGGCGCTGTCTTCAGTTGCCTTTAATCTACCGTACGCGTCGGGTGCCATCGAACAGGGAACTGTCATCAGTAAGCCACACAAGGCGAGCACCGCCGACCTATACCCGCTGACCGTGATCCACGTGAACGATTTACATGCGCGGTACGAGGAAACAAACAGCGTGTCCACGCGCTGTAAACCGGACGAAGGCGAACGGTGTATCGGGGGCTATGGACGAGTCGTGGCCCGGGTCAAATCCCTCCAGCAGAAGTACGCCGACCGGAACCCGATCTATCTGAACGCTGGCGATAGCTTCCAGGGCACGATCTGGTATACGCTGCTCCGGTGGAACGTGACGTCACACTTCCTTAACCTGCTGCCGGCGGACGCGATGACGCTCGGGAATCACGAGTTCGATCACGGCATCGATGGAGTGGTGCCGTTTCTCGAAACCATCGCGAGTCCAATGTTGGTGGCCAACATCGACGACAGTCTGGAGCCGGCGATGCAGGGAAAGTACCAGAAAAGTGTGGTGCTAACACGTGGGGGACGCCGGATCGGTATTATCGGAGTGATTCACCACGCGACCGATACGCTCAGCATGACGGAGCGGTTGCATTTCTTGGATGAGGTGCCAGCCGTCAACCAGGAGGCTGCCGCAATGCGCCAGCTCGGGGTGGATATTGTTGTAGTCCTGTCGCACTGTGGGCTGGCGATCGATCAACAGATTGCCCGCGAGTGTCCGGATGTGGACGTGGTAGTTGGTGGTCACTCGCACACGCTACTACACAACAGCAATGTGACGGATTGGCCCGATACACCGGCGGCCAGCTATCCGATTGTGGTGAACCAACCGAGCGGCCGACAGGTGCTGATCGTCCAGGCCGGTTCCTTTGCCAAGTACGTTGGCCACCTGGTGGTGTACTTTGACGAACACGGTGAAGTGGTGCGCTGGGAAGGTGACACCGAGTTTCTGGACGAGTCGCAGCCGAAAGATGAGGCAATCGAGCAGGAGATTCAGACCTGGCGGACGCAGGTCGAAGCGCTAGCCGTGCGACCAGTCGGTTCCACCAGGGTGTTCCTGACGAAACCGGACTGCCGGACGGGAGAGTGCAACTTCGGGAGCTTCGTAGCGGACGCATTCGTCGATTACTATGCGGAGCGGGCGGAGAACGAGCTCGAGTGGACGTACGCGTCGATCGGGATCACCAACGATGGCGGCCTCCGGACGTCGCTCAGTGTCGGCACGCTCACCTACGAGGACCTGGTCAGCGCCATCCCGTACGAGAACACGATCGACACCTTCGAGCTGCAGGGCCAGTATCTGCTCGAGGCCCTCGAGTACAGTGCCAGCCGCTACAATACGGCCGATGTGCTACAGTTTTCCGGCCTTCGGGTGGTGTTCAACATGACACGGCCGGCATTCCAACGGGTTCAGCGCGTGGACGTGCGGTGCCGCGTTTGCCGCACGCCAAGATACGAACCTCTGGATCGGAACGCCCTCTACCGGATAGCGATTGCGGCCTGgatcggcagcggcggaaacGGATATCAGATGTTTGCCGACCACCGCACGAACGTGCATGTCGGACCCCTCGACATCGACGTGTTCGAACGGTACGTCACCAGGATGTCGCCAATCATGCAAGGGACCGACGGACGCATGCAGTTCGTAACGTAG
- the LOC128270447 gene encoding apyrase-like translates to MYPRWVTVCVLAISVISSSSVRSAETSGVLIAKQPAATDARTETRSNSLFPLTLIHVNDFHARYEETNERSTRCKPEEGERCIGGYARIVSRVKSLRQEYADRNPIYLNAGDNFQGTLWYTLLRWNVTAHFLNLLPADVMTLGNHEFEHGIAGLVPFLDVIESPLVVANIDDSLEPSLQGRHRKSVVLERGGRRIGVVGVIHHLTNMMGMTERLVFLDEVEQLRQEIDRLQSTGIDLIVVLSHCGLEIDRQIARELPDVDVVVGGHSHTFLYNGSTEAFPDRAEDTYPVVVEHPGPDGGRTLIVQAASYAKYVGRITLYFDESGRIVEWDGNPEFLDESVTPDEEVRALLVPWRELVNVQANRDVGFSAVLLSRDECPWQECNFGNFITDGYIAHFAAESQKTPKAGEWTEVAIAFNTGGGMRTSLTSGNLTFDELVTAVPFEDTIDSFDLQGRHLLEVFEYSASRYGLTDMMQVSGLKVVYDMRHPVGSRVVSLLVRCRFCTVPKYEPLDPARVYRVATGTYIRNGGSGYTMIPQHATNVQVGPVDVFVLEQHVKKMSPITCGTEGRITVIE, encoded by the coding sequence ATGTACCCACGGTGGGTGACGGTTTGTGTGCTTGCCATCAGTGTCATCAGTTCATCGTCGGTCCGATCTGCCGAGACGTCCGGGGTGCTAATAGCAAAGCAACCGGCAGCAACTGACGCTCGGACGGAGACGCGCTCAAACAGCCTTTTCCCGTTGACGCTGATTCATGTTAACGACTTCCACGCCCGATACGAGGAGACCAACGAGCGGTCGACGCGCTGTAAACCGGAGGAAGGTGAACGCTGCATCGGCGGATACGCACGGATCGTGTCGCGCGTCAAGTCCTTGCGGCAGGAGTACGCCGACCGGAACCCGATCTACCTGAATGCGGGCGATAACTTCCAGGGCACCCTCTGGTACACGTTGCTCCGGTGGAATGTGACGGCGCACTTCCTGAATCTGCTGCCCGCGGACGTGATGACGCTCGGGAATCATGAGTTTGAGCACGGAATCGCTGGGCTGGTGCCGTTTCTGGACGTCATCGAGAGTCCTTTGGTGGTCGCGAACATTGACGACAGCCTGGAGCCTTCGCTACAGGGACGGCACCGGAAGTCGGTGGTGCTGGAACGTGGCGGCAGACGGATCGGAGTGGTCGGAGTGATCCATCACCTGACCAACATGATGGGCATGACGGAGCGCCTGGTGTTTCTGGACGAGGTCGAGCAGCTGCGCCAAGAAATCGATCGCCTCCAGAGCACGGGCATCGATCTGATCGTCGTGCTGTCGCACTGTGGTCTGGAAATCGATCGCCAGATTGCCCGGGAGCTGCCGGACGTGGACGTGGTCGTCGGTGGCCATTCGCACACGTTTCTCTATAATGGCAGTACCGAGGCGTTCCCGGATCGGGCCGAAGACACCTATCCGGTGGTGGTAGAGcatcccggcccggacggTGGTCGTACGCTGATCGTGCAGGCTGCGTCGTACGCCAAGTACGTTGGCCGAATTACACTGTACTTCGACGAGTCCGGCCGCATCGTCGAGTGGGACGGCAATCCGGAGTTTCTGGACGAGTCTGTGACACCGGATGAAGAGGTGCGTGCGTTGTTGGTACCCTGGCGGGAGCTGGTCAACGTTCAGGCGAACCGTGACGTCGGCTTCTCGGCCGTGCTGCTCTCGAGAGACGAGTGCCCGTGGCAGGAGTGCAATTTCGGGAACTTCATCACGGACGGGTATATCGCGCACTTTGCCGCCGAGAGCCAGAAGACCCCGAAGGCTGGCGAGTGGACCGAGGTGGCGATTGCGTTCAACACCGGCGGGGGCATGCGAACATCGTTGACCAGCGGAAACCTCACCTTCGACGAACTGGTGACGGCGGTTCCGTTTGAGGACACCATCGACAGCTTCGACCTACAGGGACGCCACCTGTTGGAGGTTTTCGAGTACAGCGCGAGCCGCTACGGGCTCACGGACATGATGCAGGTTTCGGGGCTGAAGGTCGTCTACGATATGCGGCACCCGGTGGGGTCTCGAGTGGTGTCGCTGCTggttcggtgtcggttttGCACGGTGCCTAAATATGAACCCCTCGACCCGGCGCGAGTGTACCGGGTGGCTACGGGGACGTACATTCGGAATGGGGGCAGTGGATACACGATGATTCCCCAGCATGCCACCAACGTGCAGGTGGGACCGGTTGATGTGTTCGTCTTGGAGCAGCACGTCAAAAAGATGAGTCCTATCACCTGTGGCACAGAGGGTCGTATCACCGTTATcgagtaa